Proteins from a genomic interval of Pristis pectinata isolate sPriPec2 chromosome 21, sPriPec2.1.pri, whole genome shotgun sequence:
- the lrwd1 gene encoding leucine-rich repeat and WD repeat-containing protein 1 isoform X1 — translation MTKITKELLLEKGIPKHSKLEHIKKLNLSNLNLKTSDLDPVLFSQLLELEELDVSRNLLTEIPNNLGLANLKCLNCTNNDLEQITSLGQFENLEDLNCEDNLHLTICDTYKLIYLLPNLQQLNGSNITSSGYQLRFINSRQLKFRVNAYWDKKYKAQFLESSTADEMRAVGNKFVKSAVANVKYGPNSLSEFTKWRVEMIASELLASLLQHKEESSDSENEEENEDEVNHSDVFKNSGRSNVISGSSTELFSGRKTAEDIAKSAKNERTKVPQNGNEEISKTKFQSGKERQIKVVNPTKKDNKIAMNKEAKTTKRECSLTLVAVSKESTPKKKLKYRNSIVLEPLHYLQCHSKNNNPEDFSTQLWACAFEPEVESSQIPDVELQSSRNVAVCGGDSVCIIDCETGIVCHKYKSIGEEFFSLAWTTLTVIDKNQKRKLNVLAAAGRMGVVKLIHAKVNYCYGSVKAHKKPISTLCFSPKRETFLFTGSYDFTITLWDIGVPDLDYRFQASRLLVLNSCSTPLKMSLVPTCPDHYLVAACEKGCFAWDITPTKLEGKRSIEMEFLFPIYNKEDNENDYHTIDTLAFCSDDLIASKSSKQGSIYLWSWSKTLKKWKKRNTKVHAEILREFEWSNTEESYIALTACPAENYLLCGDEKGDIWMYKLDEFSTGYVTSGEKTLPTQILKWPAIEAKGEIIEGTFVNVVITDSEFKYLVAATDKNIVVIWKRM, via the exons ATGACCAAGATCACAAAAGAATTATTGCTTGAAAAAGGAATCCCAAAGCACTCAAAATTGGAACATATCAAGAAACTCAA TCTTTCTAACTTAAATTTGAAAACAAGTGATTTGGATCCAGTACTATTTTCCCAGTTATTGGAGTTGGAAGAGCTGGATGTGTCTAGAAATCTGCTAACTGAAATTCCAAACAATCTGGGACTTGCTAACCTGAAGTGTCTAAACTGTACTAATAATGATTTGGAGCAGATTACATCACTTGGCCAGTTTGAGAATCTTGAAGATCTCAATTGTGAAGATAACTTGCATCTGACA ATCTGTGACACATACAAGTTGATATATTTATTGCCAAACCTCCAGCAACTCAATGGCAGCAATATAACATCCAGTGGATATCAACTGAGGTTTATAAATAGCCGGCAGCTAAAATTTCGA gtAAATGCTTATTGGGATAAAAAGTACAAAGCTCAGTTCTTAGAGTCATCAACTGCTGATGAGATGAGGGCAGTTGGAAATAAGTTTGTGAAATCTGCAGTTGCTAATGTTAAATATGGACCAAATTCTCTGAGTGAATTTACAAAATGGAGG GTGGAAATGATAGCTTCAGAGCTTCTGGCCTCTCTGCTACAGCATAAGGAGGAATCCTCTGACTCagaaaatgaagaagaaaatgaagatgagGTAAATCATAGTGAt GTCTTTAAGAACTCTGGTAGAAGTAATGTGATCTCTGGGTCCTCCACTGAATTATTTTCAGGTAGAAAGACTGCAGAGGATATTGCCAAAAGTGCAAAAAATGAAAGAACTAAGGTCCCACAAAATGGAAATGAAGAGATTTCTAAGACTAAATTTCAGTCTGGGAAAGAAAGGCAAATTAAAGTGGTAAACCCGACCAAGAAGGACAACAAAATTGCAATGAACAAGGAGGCCAAGACTACTAAGAGAGAATGTTCATTGACTCTGGTAGCAGTCAGTAAAGAAAGTACTCCAAAGAAGAAATTGAAGTACAGG aattCTATTGTCCTAGAACCTCTGCATTATCTACAGTGCCACAGCAAGAATAACAACCCTGAGGATTTCAGCACTCAGCTCTGGGCCTGTGCTTTTGAACCAGAAGTTGAAAGCTCCCAGATTCCGG ATGTTGAATTGCAATCATCTCGAAATGTGGCTGTATGTGGAGGAGATTCAGTTTGCATCATTGACTGTGAAACTGGGATTGTTTGTCACAAGTACAAATCAATTGGAGAG GAATTCTTTTCTCTGGCCTGGACCACTCTAACAGTGATTGATAAGAATCAGAAAAGAAAACTCAATGTCTTAGCTGCAGCTGGCCGGATGGGTGTAGTAAAGCTGATTCACGCAAAAGTAAACTACTGCTATGGAAGCGTAAAGGCTCACAAGAAACCAATCTCAACACTCTGCTTTTCTCCAAAACGGGAGACTTTTCTCTTCA CTGGATCCTACGATTTCACAATCACCTTATGGGATATTGGTGTTCCAGATCTTGATTATAGGTTCCAAGCAAG CCGTTTGCTGGTTTTGAATAGTTGTTCAACTCCTTTAAAGATGAGCCTTGTTCCAACGTGCCCTGATCATTATCTTGTGGCTGCCTGTGAAAAAGGTTGCTTTGCTTGGGACATCACACCAACAAAACTTGAGGGAAAGAG AAGCATTGAGATGGAatttctgttcccaatttacaataAAGAGGATAATGAAAATGATTATCATACTATTGATACGTTAGCTTTCTGCAGTGATGATCTAATAG CTTCCAAAAGTTCCAAGCAAGGCTCAATATACCTGTGGAGCTGGAGTAAGACCTTAAAAAAATGGAAGAAACGGAACACTAAGGTGCATGCAGAGATTCTGAGAGAGTTTGAGTGGTCCAATACAGAAGAGTCTTACATAGCACTCACTGCTTGTCCAG CTGAAAACTATCTTCTATGTGGTGATGAGAAGGGAGACATCTGGATGTATAAGTTGGATGAGTTCAGCACTGGATATGTGACTTCTGGCGAGAAGACCTTACCAACACAG
- the lrwd1 gene encoding leucine-rich repeat and WD repeat-containing protein 1 isoform X3, producing the protein MTKITKELLLEKGIPKHSKLEHIKKLNLSNLNLKTSDLDPVLFSQLLELEELDVSRNLLTEIPNNLGLANLKCLNCTNNDLEQITSLGQFENLEDLNCEDNLHLTICDTYKLIYLLPNLQQLNGSNITSSGYQLRFINSRQLKFRVNAYWDKKYKAQFLESSTADEMRAVGNKFVKSAVANVKYGPNSLSEFTKWRVEMIASELLASLLQHKEESSDSENEEENEDEVFKNSGRSNVISGSSTELFSGRKTAEDIAKSAKNERTKVPQNGNEEISKTKFQSGKERQIKVVNPTKKDNKIAMNKEAKTTKRECSLTLVAVSKESTPKKKLKYRNSIVLEPLHYLQCHSKNNNPEDFSTQLWACAFEPEVESSQIPDVELQSSRNVAVCGGDSVCIIDCETGIVCHKYKSIGEEFFSLAWTTLTVIDKNQKRKLNVLAAAGRMGVVKLIHAKVNYCYGSVKAHKKPISTLCFSPKRETFLFTGSYDFTITLWDIGVPDLDYRFQASRLLVLNSCSTPLKMSLVPTCPDHYLVAACEKGCFAWDITPTKLEGKRSIEMEFLFPIYNKEDNENDYHTIDTLAFCSDDLIASKSSKQGSIYLWSWSKTLKKWKKRNTKVHAEILREFEWSNTEESYIALTACPAENYLLCGDEKGDIWMYKLDEFSTGYVTSGEKTLPTQILKWPAIEAKGEIIEGTFVNVVITDSEFKYLVAATDKNIVVIWKRM; encoded by the exons ATGACCAAGATCACAAAAGAATTATTGCTTGAAAAAGGAATCCCAAAGCACTCAAAATTGGAACATATCAAGAAACTCAA TCTTTCTAACTTAAATTTGAAAACAAGTGATTTGGATCCAGTACTATTTTCCCAGTTATTGGAGTTGGAAGAGCTGGATGTGTCTAGAAATCTGCTAACTGAAATTCCAAACAATCTGGGACTTGCTAACCTGAAGTGTCTAAACTGTACTAATAATGATTTGGAGCAGATTACATCACTTGGCCAGTTTGAGAATCTTGAAGATCTCAATTGTGAAGATAACTTGCATCTGACA ATCTGTGACACATACAAGTTGATATATTTATTGCCAAACCTCCAGCAACTCAATGGCAGCAATATAACATCCAGTGGATATCAACTGAGGTTTATAAATAGCCGGCAGCTAAAATTTCGA gtAAATGCTTATTGGGATAAAAAGTACAAAGCTCAGTTCTTAGAGTCATCAACTGCTGATGAGATGAGGGCAGTTGGAAATAAGTTTGTGAAATCTGCAGTTGCTAATGTTAAATATGGACCAAATTCTCTGAGTGAATTTACAAAATGGAGG GTGGAAATGATAGCTTCAGAGCTTCTGGCCTCTCTGCTACAGCATAAGGAGGAATCCTCTGACTCagaaaatgaagaagaaaatgaagatgag GTCTTTAAGAACTCTGGTAGAAGTAATGTGATCTCTGGGTCCTCCACTGAATTATTTTCAGGTAGAAAGACTGCAGAGGATATTGCCAAAAGTGCAAAAAATGAAAGAACTAAGGTCCCACAAAATGGAAATGAAGAGATTTCTAAGACTAAATTTCAGTCTGGGAAAGAAAGGCAAATTAAAGTGGTAAACCCGACCAAGAAGGACAACAAAATTGCAATGAACAAGGAGGCCAAGACTACTAAGAGAGAATGTTCATTGACTCTGGTAGCAGTCAGTAAAGAAAGTACTCCAAAGAAGAAATTGAAGTACAGG aattCTATTGTCCTAGAACCTCTGCATTATCTACAGTGCCACAGCAAGAATAACAACCCTGAGGATTTCAGCACTCAGCTCTGGGCCTGTGCTTTTGAACCAGAAGTTGAAAGCTCCCAGATTCCGG ATGTTGAATTGCAATCATCTCGAAATGTGGCTGTATGTGGAGGAGATTCAGTTTGCATCATTGACTGTGAAACTGGGATTGTTTGTCACAAGTACAAATCAATTGGAGAG GAATTCTTTTCTCTGGCCTGGACCACTCTAACAGTGATTGATAAGAATCAGAAAAGAAAACTCAATGTCTTAGCTGCAGCTGGCCGGATGGGTGTAGTAAAGCTGATTCACGCAAAAGTAAACTACTGCTATGGAAGCGTAAAGGCTCACAAGAAACCAATCTCAACACTCTGCTTTTCTCCAAAACGGGAGACTTTTCTCTTCA CTGGATCCTACGATTTCACAATCACCTTATGGGATATTGGTGTTCCAGATCTTGATTATAGGTTCCAAGCAAG CCGTTTGCTGGTTTTGAATAGTTGTTCAACTCCTTTAAAGATGAGCCTTGTTCCAACGTGCCCTGATCATTATCTTGTGGCTGCCTGTGAAAAAGGTTGCTTTGCTTGGGACATCACACCAACAAAACTTGAGGGAAAGAG AAGCATTGAGATGGAatttctgttcccaatttacaataAAGAGGATAATGAAAATGATTATCATACTATTGATACGTTAGCTTTCTGCAGTGATGATCTAATAG CTTCCAAAAGTTCCAAGCAAGGCTCAATATACCTGTGGAGCTGGAGTAAGACCTTAAAAAAATGGAAGAAACGGAACACTAAGGTGCATGCAGAGATTCTGAGAGAGTTTGAGTGGTCCAATACAGAAGAGTCTTACATAGCACTCACTGCTTGTCCAG CTGAAAACTATCTTCTATGTGGTGATGAGAAGGGAGACATCTGGATGTATAAGTTGGATGAGTTCAGCACTGGATATGTGACTTCTGGCGAGAAGACCTTACCAACACAG
- the lrwd1 gene encoding leucine-rich repeat and WD repeat-containing protein 1 isoform X2 produces MTKITKELLLEKGIPKHSKLEHIKKLNLSNLNLKTSDLDPVLFSQLLELEELDVSRNLLTEIPNNLGLANLKCLNCTNNDLEQITSLGQFENLEDLNCEDNLHLTICDTYKLIYLLPNLQQLNGSNITSSGYQLRFINSRQLKFRVNAYWDKKYKAQFLESSTADEMRAVGNKFVKSAVANVKYGPNSLSEFTKWRVEMIASELLASLLQHKEESSDSENEEENEDEVNHSDVFKNSGRSNVISGSSTELFSGRKTAEDIAKSAKNERTKVPQNGNEEISKTKFQSGKERQIKVVNPTKKDNKIAMNKEAKTTKRECSLTLVAVSKESTPKKKLKYRNSIVLEPLHYLQCHSKNNNPEDFSTQLWACAFEPEVESSQIPDVELQSSRNVAVCGGDSVCIIDCETGIVCHKYKSIGEEFFSLAWTTLTVIDKNQKRKLNVLAAAGRMGVVKLIHAKVNYCYGSVKAHKKPISTLCFSPKRETFLFTGSYDFTITLWDIGVPDLDYRFQASRLLVLNSCSTPLKMSLVPTCPDHYLVAACEKGCFAWDITPTKLEGKSIEMEFLFPIYNKEDNENDYHTIDTLAFCSDDLIASKSSKQGSIYLWSWSKTLKKWKKRNTKVHAEILREFEWSNTEESYIALTACPAENYLLCGDEKGDIWMYKLDEFSTGYVTSGEKTLPTQILKWPAIEAKGEIIEGTFVNVVITDSEFKYLVAATDKNIVVIWKRM; encoded by the exons ATGACCAAGATCACAAAAGAATTATTGCTTGAAAAAGGAATCCCAAAGCACTCAAAATTGGAACATATCAAGAAACTCAA TCTTTCTAACTTAAATTTGAAAACAAGTGATTTGGATCCAGTACTATTTTCCCAGTTATTGGAGTTGGAAGAGCTGGATGTGTCTAGAAATCTGCTAACTGAAATTCCAAACAATCTGGGACTTGCTAACCTGAAGTGTCTAAACTGTACTAATAATGATTTGGAGCAGATTACATCACTTGGCCAGTTTGAGAATCTTGAAGATCTCAATTGTGAAGATAACTTGCATCTGACA ATCTGTGACACATACAAGTTGATATATTTATTGCCAAACCTCCAGCAACTCAATGGCAGCAATATAACATCCAGTGGATATCAACTGAGGTTTATAAATAGCCGGCAGCTAAAATTTCGA gtAAATGCTTATTGGGATAAAAAGTACAAAGCTCAGTTCTTAGAGTCATCAACTGCTGATGAGATGAGGGCAGTTGGAAATAAGTTTGTGAAATCTGCAGTTGCTAATGTTAAATATGGACCAAATTCTCTGAGTGAATTTACAAAATGGAGG GTGGAAATGATAGCTTCAGAGCTTCTGGCCTCTCTGCTACAGCATAAGGAGGAATCCTCTGACTCagaaaatgaagaagaaaatgaagatgagGTAAATCATAGTGAt GTCTTTAAGAACTCTGGTAGAAGTAATGTGATCTCTGGGTCCTCCACTGAATTATTTTCAGGTAGAAAGACTGCAGAGGATATTGCCAAAAGTGCAAAAAATGAAAGAACTAAGGTCCCACAAAATGGAAATGAAGAGATTTCTAAGACTAAATTTCAGTCTGGGAAAGAAAGGCAAATTAAAGTGGTAAACCCGACCAAGAAGGACAACAAAATTGCAATGAACAAGGAGGCCAAGACTACTAAGAGAGAATGTTCATTGACTCTGGTAGCAGTCAGTAAAGAAAGTACTCCAAAGAAGAAATTGAAGTACAGG aattCTATTGTCCTAGAACCTCTGCATTATCTACAGTGCCACAGCAAGAATAACAACCCTGAGGATTTCAGCACTCAGCTCTGGGCCTGTGCTTTTGAACCAGAAGTTGAAAGCTCCCAGATTCCGG ATGTTGAATTGCAATCATCTCGAAATGTGGCTGTATGTGGAGGAGATTCAGTTTGCATCATTGACTGTGAAACTGGGATTGTTTGTCACAAGTACAAATCAATTGGAGAG GAATTCTTTTCTCTGGCCTGGACCACTCTAACAGTGATTGATAAGAATCAGAAAAGAAAACTCAATGTCTTAGCTGCAGCTGGCCGGATGGGTGTAGTAAAGCTGATTCACGCAAAAGTAAACTACTGCTATGGAAGCGTAAAGGCTCACAAGAAACCAATCTCAACACTCTGCTTTTCTCCAAAACGGGAGACTTTTCTCTTCA CTGGATCCTACGATTTCACAATCACCTTATGGGATATTGGTGTTCCAGATCTTGATTATAGGTTCCAAGCAAG CCGTTTGCTGGTTTTGAATAGTTGTTCAACTCCTTTAAAGATGAGCCTTGTTCCAACGTGCCCTGATCATTATCTTGTGGCTGCCTGTGAAAAAGGTTGCTTTGCTTGGGACATCACACCAACAAAACTTGAGGGAAAGAG CATTGAGATGGAatttctgttcccaatttacaataAAGAGGATAATGAAAATGATTATCATACTATTGATACGTTAGCTTTCTGCAGTGATGATCTAATAG CTTCCAAAAGTTCCAAGCAAGGCTCAATATACCTGTGGAGCTGGAGTAAGACCTTAAAAAAATGGAAGAAACGGAACACTAAGGTGCATGCAGAGATTCTGAGAGAGTTTGAGTGGTCCAATACAGAAGAGTCTTACATAGCACTCACTGCTTGTCCAG CTGAAAACTATCTTCTATGTGGTGATGAGAAGGGAGACATCTGGATGTATAAGTTGGATGAGTTCAGCACTGGATATGTGACTTCTGGCGAGAAGACCTTACCAACACAG